Proteins encoded together in one Quercus lobata isolate SW786 chromosome 3, ValleyOak3.0 Primary Assembly, whole genome shotgun sequence window:
- the LOC115979364 gene encoding uncharacterized protein LOC115979364 has protein sequence MASPSTQADYAAFEEKVKRTVYLDNLSPHITEPVVRSALNQFGNVKSVHFIPNYIEPRNIPQCALVEMEDLMQAEAVVSMTSHHYFMVSGMPRPVRALPAEVNMFDDRPKMPGRTIQCQWLDENDPDFKVAQKIKDLTKLNAAQSAFLLKQQLQEEESLAKYQQDILNANYKKHEVIDNIMVDGTARRLADRYNLRCD, from the exons ATGGCATCACCATCAACCCAAGCTGATTATGCTGCGTTTGAAGAGAAAGTGAAGCGAACGGTTTATCTTGATAACCTCTCACCACATATCACTGAACCAGTGGTGAGATCTGCTCTTAATCAGTTTGGGAATGTGAAGAGTGTTCATTTCATTCCAAATTACATCGAACCAAGGAACATCCCGCAATGCGCATTGGTGGAGATGGAGGACTTAATGCAAGCTGAAGCTGTTGTATCTATGACCTCCCACCATTATTTTATGGTGTCTGGGATGCCAAGGCCGGTGAGGGCTCTTCCTGCAGAAGTGAATATGTTTGATGATCGCCCGAAAATGCCTGGTAGAACAATACAGTGCCAATGGTTGGATGAAAATGATCCTGATTTTAAGGTTGCACAGAAAATTAAGGACCTTACCAAGTTAAATGCTGCTCAATCTGCATTCTTACTAAAG CAACAACTGCAAGAAGAAGAGAGTCTTGCAAAGTATCAGCAAGATATTCTTAACGCAAATTACAAGAAGCATGAAGTGATAGACAACATCATGGTTGATGGAACTGCTCGTCGCTTAGCGGACCGATATAACCTACGTTGTGATTGA
- the LOC115981677 gene encoding RNA demethylase ALKBH10B isoform X1, producing the protein MAMPSGNVVLSDKMQYPSGGGGSGAGGGEIHHRQWFPDERDGFISWLRGEFAAANAIIDNLCHHLRAVGEPGEYDMVIGCIQQRRCNWNPVLHMQQYFSVAEVIYALNHVAWRRQQRYYEPAKGGGKDFKRSGVGFKQGPRFDAVKEGHYSSVESHSHDGNSSVGGGVVGSEKGSGERGEGEVGKLEDKAPAVGEDKKDAGSLKSLGSSEGTTCGNSPTEAKVVDDGCTSNCKENHSAEQNQNEKQNLAPVPKTFSVFEMLDHKEVNVVEGLKHFESLLDDSEVPKLVSLVNNLRAQGKTGQNQGQTYVALKRPMKGHGREMIQLGLPIADAPPEEDNAVGTSKDRGTESIPSLLQDVIERLVGMQIMTVKPDSCIIDFYNEGDHSQPHIFPHWFGRPVCVLFLTDCDMTFGKSISIGQPGEFRGSLKLSLTPGSLLVMQGKSSDVAKHAIPSLRKERILVTFTKSQPKKFIPSDGQRLSSPAGAQSPHWGPPPSRSPNHIRHHVANKHYAPVPTTGVLPAPPIRPQIPPPNGMQTLFVPAPVAPAIPFPTPVPLPPCSTGWPAAPPRHPPPRLPIPGTGVFLPPGSGNSSSQQLPGTATEVNFSAETASLPEKESGSGKSSHNTSASPKGKLEGKTQRQDCNGSIDGTGSGHTAENEVEQLSVDNAVASKPAGAV; encoded by the exons ATGGCAATGCCATCGGGAAATGTGGTATTATCAGACAAAATGCAGTATCcgagtggtggtggtgggagtGGTGCCGGTGGCGGTGAGATCCACCACCGACAGTGGTTCCCAGATGAGCGGGATGGGTTTATCTCATGGCTGCGTGGCGAATTTGCTGCTGCCAATGCAATAATTGACAATTTGTGTCACCATTTGCGTGCTGTAGGCGAGCCGGGGGAGTATGATATGGTGATAGGGTGTATTCAGCAAAGGAGGTGTAATTGGAACCCGGTGCTGCATATGCAGCAGTACTTTTCAGTGGCCGAGGTGATATATGCACTGAACCATGTGGCTTGGAGGCGACAGCAGCGGTATTATGAGCCGGCAAAGGGTGGGGGCAAGGATTTTAAGAGATCTGGTGTGGGGTTTAAGCAAGGGCCGAGGTTTGATGCTGTGAAGGAAGGGCATTATTCTAGTGTGGAGTCTCATAGTCATGATGGGAATTCCTCtgtgggtggtggtgttgtGGGTTCGGAGAAAGGCAGCGGTGAGAGAGGTGAGGGTGAGGTTGGGAAGTTGGAGGATAAGGCTCCAGCAGTTGGGGAGGATAAAAAAG ATGCTGGTAGCTTGAAGAGTTTGGGAAGTTCAGAAGGGACAACGTGTGGCAATTCTCCAACTGAAGCCAAGGTGGTAGACGATGGATGCACCTCAAATTGCAAAG AGAATCATTCTGcagaacaaaatcaaaatgagAAGCAGAATCTTGCTCCGGTTCCAAAAACTTTTTCTGTCTTTGAGATGCTTGACCATAAGGAG GTTAATGTGGTCGAGGGATTGAAACATTTTGAATCGTTACTTGATGACTCGGAAGTTCCCAAACTTGTTTCTTTGGTTAATAATTTGAGGGCTCAAGGAAAAACAGGACAAAATCAAG GTCAGACTTATGTGGCCTTAAAGAGGCCTATGAAGGGACATGGAAGAGAGATGATTCAGTTAGGCCTTCCAATTGCAGATGCACCTCCAGAAGAGGATAATGCAGTAGGAACCTCCAAAG ATCGGGGAACAGAATCCATCCCTTCCTTGCTGCAAGATGTTATTGAACGCTTAGTAGGCATGCAGATTATGACTGTGAAGCCAGACTCTTGCATCATTGATTTTTATAATGAG GGTGATCACTCACAGCCTCACATTTTCCCACATTGGTTTGGAAGGCCTGTTTGCGTCCTGTTCTTGACAGACTGTGACATGACCTTTGGAAAAAGTATTTCGATAGGACAACCTGGGGAGTTTAGAGGCTCTCTCAAGCTTTCTCTTACACCTGG ATCTCTCCTAGTAATGCAAGGAAAATCCTCAGATGTCGCTAAACATGCAATTCCCTCCCTCCGCAAAGAGCGAATACTGGTTACTTTCACAAAGTCTCAACCGAAGAAATTCATACCTAGTGATGGTCAGCGCCTTTCTTCACCTGCAGGAGCCCAATCACCCCACTGGGGTCCACCTCCCAGTAGATCTCCCAATCATATTCGTCATCATGTGGCTAACAAGCATTATGCTCCCGTTCCTACTACTGGTGTACTGCCAGCCCCACCCATTCGTCCACAAATCCCACCTCCCAATGGCATGCAAACACTTTTTGTGCCTGCCCCAGTTGCACCAGCAATTCCTTTTCCTACACCAGTTCCCCTCCCACCTTGTTCGACAGGATGGCCAGCTGCTCCACCAAGACATCCTCCACCTCGCCTTCCTATTCCTGGCACTGGAGTATTCCTTCCACCAGGCTCTGGTAATTCATCATCTCAGCAGTTACCAGGTACTGCAACGGAAGTGAACTTTTCTGCTGAGACAGCTTCCCTGCCAGAAAAAGAAAGTGGTTCAGGGAAATCTAGTCATAATACAAGTGCATCTCCAAAAGGGAAATTGGAAGGGAAAACACAAAGGCAAGACTGTAATGGGAGCATTGATGGAACTGGCAGTGGACATACAGCGGAGAACGAAGTAGAACAACTAAGTGTTGACAATGCGGTGGCAAGCAAGCCAGCCGGAgcagtttag
- the LOC115981677 gene encoding RNA demethylase ALKBH10B isoform X2: protein MAMPSGNVVLSDKMQYPSGGGGSGAGGGEIHHRQWFPDERDGFISWLRGEFAAANAIIDNLCHHLRAVGEPGEYDMVIGCIQQRRCNWNPVLHMQQYFSVAEVIYALNHVAWRRQQRYYEPAKGGGKDFKRSGVGFKQGPRFDAVKEGHYSSVESHSHDGNSSVGGGVVGSEKGSGERGEGEVGKLEDKAPAVGEDKKDAGSLKSLGSSEGTTCGNSPTEAKVVDDGCTSNCKENHSAEQNQNEKQNLAPVPKTFSVFEMLDHKEVNVVEGLKHFESLLDDSEVPKLVSLVNNLRAQGKTGQNQGQTYVALKRPMKGHGREMIQLGLPIADAPPEEDNAVGTSKESIPSLLQDVIERLVGMQIMTVKPDSCIIDFYNEGDHSQPHIFPHWFGRPVCVLFLTDCDMTFGKSISIGQPGEFRGSLKLSLTPGSLLVMQGKSSDVAKHAIPSLRKERILVTFTKSQPKKFIPSDGQRLSSPAGAQSPHWGPPPSRSPNHIRHHVANKHYAPVPTTGVLPAPPIRPQIPPPNGMQTLFVPAPVAPAIPFPTPVPLPPCSTGWPAAPPRHPPPRLPIPGTGVFLPPGSGNSSSQQLPGTATEVNFSAETASLPEKESGSGKSSHNTSASPKGKLEGKTQRQDCNGSIDGTGSGHTAENEVEQLSVDNAVASKPAGAV from the exons ATGGCAATGCCATCGGGAAATGTGGTATTATCAGACAAAATGCAGTATCcgagtggtggtggtgggagtGGTGCCGGTGGCGGTGAGATCCACCACCGACAGTGGTTCCCAGATGAGCGGGATGGGTTTATCTCATGGCTGCGTGGCGAATTTGCTGCTGCCAATGCAATAATTGACAATTTGTGTCACCATTTGCGTGCTGTAGGCGAGCCGGGGGAGTATGATATGGTGATAGGGTGTATTCAGCAAAGGAGGTGTAATTGGAACCCGGTGCTGCATATGCAGCAGTACTTTTCAGTGGCCGAGGTGATATATGCACTGAACCATGTGGCTTGGAGGCGACAGCAGCGGTATTATGAGCCGGCAAAGGGTGGGGGCAAGGATTTTAAGAGATCTGGTGTGGGGTTTAAGCAAGGGCCGAGGTTTGATGCTGTGAAGGAAGGGCATTATTCTAGTGTGGAGTCTCATAGTCATGATGGGAATTCCTCtgtgggtggtggtgttgtGGGTTCGGAGAAAGGCAGCGGTGAGAGAGGTGAGGGTGAGGTTGGGAAGTTGGAGGATAAGGCTCCAGCAGTTGGGGAGGATAAAAAAG ATGCTGGTAGCTTGAAGAGTTTGGGAAGTTCAGAAGGGACAACGTGTGGCAATTCTCCAACTGAAGCCAAGGTGGTAGACGATGGATGCACCTCAAATTGCAAAG AGAATCATTCTGcagaacaaaatcaaaatgagAAGCAGAATCTTGCTCCGGTTCCAAAAACTTTTTCTGTCTTTGAGATGCTTGACCATAAGGAG GTTAATGTGGTCGAGGGATTGAAACATTTTGAATCGTTACTTGATGACTCGGAAGTTCCCAAACTTGTTTCTTTGGTTAATAATTTGAGGGCTCAAGGAAAAACAGGACAAAATCAAG GTCAGACTTATGTGGCCTTAAAGAGGCCTATGAAGGGACATGGAAGAGAGATGATTCAGTTAGGCCTTCCAATTGCAGATGCACCTCCAGAAGAGGATAATGCAGTAGGAACCTCCAAAG AATCCATCCCTTCCTTGCTGCAAGATGTTATTGAACGCTTAGTAGGCATGCAGATTATGACTGTGAAGCCAGACTCTTGCATCATTGATTTTTATAATGAG GGTGATCACTCACAGCCTCACATTTTCCCACATTGGTTTGGAAGGCCTGTTTGCGTCCTGTTCTTGACAGACTGTGACATGACCTTTGGAAAAAGTATTTCGATAGGACAACCTGGGGAGTTTAGAGGCTCTCTCAAGCTTTCTCTTACACCTGG ATCTCTCCTAGTAATGCAAGGAAAATCCTCAGATGTCGCTAAACATGCAATTCCCTCCCTCCGCAAAGAGCGAATACTGGTTACTTTCACAAAGTCTCAACCGAAGAAATTCATACCTAGTGATGGTCAGCGCCTTTCTTCACCTGCAGGAGCCCAATCACCCCACTGGGGTCCACCTCCCAGTAGATCTCCCAATCATATTCGTCATCATGTGGCTAACAAGCATTATGCTCCCGTTCCTACTACTGGTGTACTGCCAGCCCCACCCATTCGTCCACAAATCCCACCTCCCAATGGCATGCAAACACTTTTTGTGCCTGCCCCAGTTGCACCAGCAATTCCTTTTCCTACACCAGTTCCCCTCCCACCTTGTTCGACAGGATGGCCAGCTGCTCCACCAAGACATCCTCCACCTCGCCTTCCTATTCCTGGCACTGGAGTATTCCTTCCACCAGGCTCTGGTAATTCATCATCTCAGCAGTTACCAGGTACTGCAACGGAAGTGAACTTTTCTGCTGAGACAGCTTCCCTGCCAGAAAAAGAAAGTGGTTCAGGGAAATCTAGTCATAATACAAGTGCATCTCCAAAAGGGAAATTGGAAGGGAAAACACAAAGGCAAGACTGTAATGGGAGCATTGATGGAACTGGCAGTGGACATACAGCGGAGAACGAAGTAGAACAACTAAGTGTTGACAATGCGGTGGCAAGCAAGCCAGCCGGAgcagtttag
- the LOC115981677 gene encoding RNA demethylase ALKBH10B isoform X3: MAMPSGNVVLSDKMQYPSGGGGSGAGGGEIHHRQWFPDERDGFISWLRGEFAAANAIIDNLCHHLRAVGEPGEYDMVIGCIQQRRCNWNPVLHMQQYFSVAEVIYALNHVAWRRQQRYYEPAKGGGKDFKRSGVGFKQGPRFDAVKEGHYSSVESHSHDGNSSVGGGVVGSEKGSGERGEGEVGKLEDKAPAVGEDKKDAGSLKSLGSSEGTTCGNSPTEAKVVDDGCTSNCKEQNQNEKQNLAPVPKTFSVFEMLDHKEVNVVEGLKHFESLLDDSEVPKLVSLVNNLRAQGKTGQNQGQTYVALKRPMKGHGREMIQLGLPIADAPPEEDNAVGTSKDRGTESIPSLLQDVIERLVGMQIMTVKPDSCIIDFYNEGDHSQPHIFPHWFGRPVCVLFLTDCDMTFGKSISIGQPGEFRGSLKLSLTPGSLLVMQGKSSDVAKHAIPSLRKERILVTFTKSQPKKFIPSDGQRLSSPAGAQSPHWGPPPSRSPNHIRHHVANKHYAPVPTTGVLPAPPIRPQIPPPNGMQTLFVPAPVAPAIPFPTPVPLPPCSTGWPAAPPRHPPPRLPIPGTGVFLPPGSGNSSSQQLPGTATEVNFSAETASLPEKESGSGKSSHNTSASPKGKLEGKTQRQDCNGSIDGTGSGHTAENEVEQLSVDNAVASKPAGAV; this comes from the exons ATGGCAATGCCATCGGGAAATGTGGTATTATCAGACAAAATGCAGTATCcgagtggtggtggtgggagtGGTGCCGGTGGCGGTGAGATCCACCACCGACAGTGGTTCCCAGATGAGCGGGATGGGTTTATCTCATGGCTGCGTGGCGAATTTGCTGCTGCCAATGCAATAATTGACAATTTGTGTCACCATTTGCGTGCTGTAGGCGAGCCGGGGGAGTATGATATGGTGATAGGGTGTATTCAGCAAAGGAGGTGTAATTGGAACCCGGTGCTGCATATGCAGCAGTACTTTTCAGTGGCCGAGGTGATATATGCACTGAACCATGTGGCTTGGAGGCGACAGCAGCGGTATTATGAGCCGGCAAAGGGTGGGGGCAAGGATTTTAAGAGATCTGGTGTGGGGTTTAAGCAAGGGCCGAGGTTTGATGCTGTGAAGGAAGGGCATTATTCTAGTGTGGAGTCTCATAGTCATGATGGGAATTCCTCtgtgggtggtggtgttgtGGGTTCGGAGAAAGGCAGCGGTGAGAGAGGTGAGGGTGAGGTTGGGAAGTTGGAGGATAAGGCTCCAGCAGTTGGGGAGGATAAAAAAG ATGCTGGTAGCTTGAAGAGTTTGGGAAGTTCAGAAGGGACAACGTGTGGCAATTCTCCAACTGAAGCCAAGGTGGTAGACGATGGATGCACCTCAAATTGCAAAG aacaaaatcaaaatgagAAGCAGAATCTTGCTCCGGTTCCAAAAACTTTTTCTGTCTTTGAGATGCTTGACCATAAGGAG GTTAATGTGGTCGAGGGATTGAAACATTTTGAATCGTTACTTGATGACTCGGAAGTTCCCAAACTTGTTTCTTTGGTTAATAATTTGAGGGCTCAAGGAAAAACAGGACAAAATCAAG GTCAGACTTATGTGGCCTTAAAGAGGCCTATGAAGGGACATGGAAGAGAGATGATTCAGTTAGGCCTTCCAATTGCAGATGCACCTCCAGAAGAGGATAATGCAGTAGGAACCTCCAAAG ATCGGGGAACAGAATCCATCCCTTCCTTGCTGCAAGATGTTATTGAACGCTTAGTAGGCATGCAGATTATGACTGTGAAGCCAGACTCTTGCATCATTGATTTTTATAATGAG GGTGATCACTCACAGCCTCACATTTTCCCACATTGGTTTGGAAGGCCTGTTTGCGTCCTGTTCTTGACAGACTGTGACATGACCTTTGGAAAAAGTATTTCGATAGGACAACCTGGGGAGTTTAGAGGCTCTCTCAAGCTTTCTCTTACACCTGG ATCTCTCCTAGTAATGCAAGGAAAATCCTCAGATGTCGCTAAACATGCAATTCCCTCCCTCCGCAAAGAGCGAATACTGGTTACTTTCACAAAGTCTCAACCGAAGAAATTCATACCTAGTGATGGTCAGCGCCTTTCTTCACCTGCAGGAGCCCAATCACCCCACTGGGGTCCACCTCCCAGTAGATCTCCCAATCATATTCGTCATCATGTGGCTAACAAGCATTATGCTCCCGTTCCTACTACTGGTGTACTGCCAGCCCCACCCATTCGTCCACAAATCCCACCTCCCAATGGCATGCAAACACTTTTTGTGCCTGCCCCAGTTGCACCAGCAATTCCTTTTCCTACACCAGTTCCCCTCCCACCTTGTTCGACAGGATGGCCAGCTGCTCCACCAAGACATCCTCCACCTCGCCTTCCTATTCCTGGCACTGGAGTATTCCTTCCACCAGGCTCTGGTAATTCATCATCTCAGCAGTTACCAGGTACTGCAACGGAAGTGAACTTTTCTGCTGAGACAGCTTCCCTGCCAGAAAAAGAAAGTGGTTCAGGGAAATCTAGTCATAATACAAGTGCATCTCCAAAAGGGAAATTGGAAGGGAAAACACAAAGGCAAGACTGTAATGGGAGCATTGATGGAACTGGCAGTGGACATACAGCGGAGAACGAAGTAGAACAACTAAGTGTTGACAATGCGGTGGCAAGCAAGCCAGCCGGAgcagtttag